In the genome of Catharus ustulatus isolate bCatUst1 chromosome 1, bCatUst1.pri.v2, whole genome shotgun sequence, the window CCCCAGCTGGGAAATTTGGATTCTGGGATCTCCCGTCCTGGGCAGCCTCTTTGCTTGGTGTAGGAATGGTTTTTGGGGGTGAAGGCCAAATTCTGAGGTGAGTTCACACCTTCTTCCATGTTTTACATCCCAAAACCGCCTTCTCTGtcctcctgtcctgtgctgggggcaCCCAGGTGTGCCAAGGGctcattttggggtgtccatgggGAGAAACAGCATTCCCCCATCATAACCCCCTAAATGTTCACCTCAGGAGGAGCTCTGGGAGACCTGGATGAGGTCAGCACTGGATGAGCACCCCGTGGTACAGCTTGTGCAGGACATCACCCACCAGATGGGtaagagccagggctgggatcctgCAGCATTCCTGTGTCCCAGTTGGATCAATTTGGGACTGATCCAACCTCTCTTCCCTCCCCGCAGGGAACCTGAGCAGCCGTGGAGCTGCAGATCTCCGAGGAGGACACCAGATTGTCCCACTCAACCTCCATTGGGAGCAGGAAAGAACTCAGGATGTTCATCCCCACCCAGGTGGGAACACAGcaaatcccatttccagctTTTTTCACATCGGGGTGCATCTTCCCtggctcatcctgctgctgtaTCCATCTTTTCCATTTGCAGAGAGCATCCTGCTCCTTCAGGGGGTGatggagaagctgcagagggtcaaccagagcctggagctgatGCTGATGGCTTTGGAAGATGCACAAAGCCGACTGGAAaagcacctggagcacctcaaAGCCATCCCAGACCTGGATGGTGAGCAGGAATGGGTGCTGGAGGATcaatgggagctgctgggtgccaaCACCAGGCTCttcttccccatcccacaggtCAGAACCAAAGTGCCACCTCCTCCAGCGTCCCACACAGCTTATACTTCATGCTCCTGGTTCTCCTACTGGTGCCAGCATCATTCCGGGccatccttctcctcctcttccttgctTCCAGCATCCTCGGCATCCCAGCAATCTCCACTCTCCTGGTCCTTGctgtggcaggtggggatgAGTGTGGGGACACTAGGTTGGGGACACACCACCCTGTGTGGGGGCTCTGTCCTCTCCCACCCTCTTGTTTTCCCACAGGGCATTGGCTGGTGGCATCCACCTGCTGTGGTGCCAGAAGGATCCGGCCAGTGGTTCCCCGGGAAGAGCCCCGGTACCGGCTCACCTCCACTCCAGAGAGGTAGGAGATGGTTGAGGAGATGGCATGGAACccttgggagctgctgggtccAATCCTTGGTGTCCCACCCTGGATTTTCCACCCTGGAGCTATCTGGCAGAAGTTCTCAGGAAGGGATAGGACACATCTTGGTGGCTTCCCTATGGCTTTTGGAACACTTCATCCCAACTCCTTGTGCCATTTCTGCTCAGATGTTCCATCCTGGATATCCCATCCTTGGTGCATCATCCTGGACATTCCATCCTGGAGCCATCTGGCAGAGGTATCCAGGAAATGACAGGACACATCCTGATGGCTTTCCTATGGTTTTTGGGCATCTCATCCCAACTCCCTGACTTCAGAGAAGGGTGTGGAGAGGCTAGAGAGGTGCATGTCTCTATTGTGGTGGTGGCACAAAAGTCACCAAGGTGACAGGATTccaattttccttcttcccactCAGGGAATCCAACATGGACCTGCTGCAAGAGGAGCTGGACAAGATGGAGATGAGCTGCCTGCAAGGTGAGAGGTGCCTACAAGGTGGGAGGTGTGGTGGCTGTAGGACATGGATCCAAAGCCCTGGCATGTCCCCATCTTGTACTGTTATCCCAGAATGTCCCCAAGCTCTGACAGGGATGTGCTGCCACCCTGGAGTGTCCCCATCCTCCACGTGAGgacaggagcactgggagggtaTCTCCATGTTCTTGCAGAGCCCTCAtacctggagcagccccaggaggtgGCCAGGAACATTCCTGGGCATGTGTCACCCGACCCCAGTGGCCAGAAGACAACACTGAGCTCGTGTGGGGTAAGGTACTGGGTAGGATGTCCCCATGTTGGTGTTGTCCCCCAAAACCTGCTCTTGGGGACCAGCTGGGTCTCCCTGAGGGTCAGTTCCTCCAAGGTTGGGGTGTCCTCACCATGGTGGCACCTCTGGATGTGGGACAACCCATTGGGAGATGgacagggaggaatttggggtgaaagaAGGTGTCCTGAAGGATAGCCAAGGCATCCCAGAGGACAAGGGACACCTGCAGGAACCCCCTTTTTCCCAAACCAGGTGACACCAGAGCCAGTTATGGATGCTGGGAAGCTGTGGGaacccaaaccctgcagccCAAGGGCCAACATGTGAGCACCAACCACCCAGAATGTCCCTTCTCCATGGCTTGGTGTCACCTCAGAGGGACACCCCGCTGCTGGTGGCTTCCTGGGGTGCTGATGGGTGTCTCTGTCTCCTCTGCAGGTCCCTGTGCCAGAGTCtcaccagagctgggcagcGGTGCCGGAAGAAAGCCATTCCCGGGCAGGAATTCTGCCACATCCACACCACCAGCAGTAGTTTGGCCATGGATTAATTCCCCCATTTTTGACCCTCTACCCTCTTCCTGAGGGGTTTTAACCCTTTTCATGGTTATTCCAGATCCTGGTGGAGAACATGGACCCTAAGGATGCCACTGGATGCGGGTACAGTGCAGATTATCCCACCAGTTTTATGctatttgcatatattttaataaatgccACATTTACAGCTGGAGTCTTTCTCATTCCTATCCTGAGATGGGGGGGGAGCTGTGGGATCATCCCCATgtgccaagagcagcagcaaattcCCTGCTGCCATTTCCATGCCCTAGAATCCTGATTGCCTTCCCTGTATTACATCTAATTGCAGGTAATTAGTGTAGCTCATTAACAGCTCAGAGCCACCACCCTCTAGGACACAGCCATGGTGATGGCTCTAGTTGGCTCCTACCACTcgatttaggatttttgggatgccCCAACCTtcctcccccctgccctgggcgTCCTGCGCCGCTCCCAGCAGTGGGGCAGGaatgtgggagctgctccccaggctcCTGTTTTAGCTTTGGaaatgtcactgtcacccccccagccccgtcctCTGCCCCAGCAAAGGACAACCCTGAGTTGAAGAGGATGATCCCAGTGCCGGGTGATGCCGGTCCTGGTGCTGTCACTTCCTGGCGTTGGCATAGTTGGCGTTGAACCAGGCACAGGTTTCCTtcacagctggggagggagaagatGGGATGGGTTAGGGGGTTGAgaatggattttgggaatggattttggtcatagaatcacaggatgggtTAGGGGATTGGAAATAGATTTTGgtgacagaatcacaggatgggtTTGGAGGATTGGGAATGGATTTTGGTCACATAATcatgggatgggtttgggggatttggaaTAGATTTTggtcacagaatcatgggataggttgagttggaaggaactttTTTAGGTCTTCTTATCCAAGCACCATGCAAGGAGATACCTCCCAAGAGACCAGGTTACTCCatgccccatccaacctgaccttgagtatttccagggatgcagaaaccaccacctccctgggcaacccatgccagtgtttcaccaccctcattCCTCATCCAGAAAGGATGAACCCCCTTGATGCCACCAAGGCTGATGGTACAGGTTAGAACCCCTGGTGTCTCCTGGAGACTCTCCCATCTCACCTTTCCTGAAAGGTGTGAACTGGAATCCGGGCAGGTACCGCCGGAGCTTGGCATTGCTGGCTGTCTTCTTGAACTGCCCATCGGACTTGGTGGTGTcaaactgggatgggaaggattaaggaggaaaaacaggTATTGCTTTTGCTCCTTTGGTGGGAAGGATTCTCTGGATCATGCAATCTCCCAGGGGAGCCGGTGGGAAGAGGGGTTTGCCTTTTGTGAAGGATACAACGAGCTCTCCCCTGAATTCCATGGCCTCGGCGATggcctctgctgcctcctggatGGAGACTTCATCTTCTTCTCCCActgtggagaagggaaggatcaTGGCTGTTTCCTCATGGAGAGGGGACTTCTGGGGGGCAGCCAGGACTTACCTGACAAAATGATTGGTTCCACCTCATCATATTCCCGCAGGACCCAAAGGAAAAGCCGGGCCAGGTCCTGTGAAGAGTAGACAACTCACTGAtgtcccccagtgctcccattCCAAAGGGTCACAACCCTGGGGATGGCCCAGGACGAGTCAGGGGGATTCAGACCCCTCTGGGGTCCTGCCAATGGGTCCTCCAGCCCTATTCCCTGCTTCCCAAGGCCACACCTACCAGGGAATAGATGAACTGTCTCCTGGGCTTGCCCGTTCCCCAGACGGTCAGAGCAGAGCCGGActctgcaggaggaaggagccATGACCACCAGAGCCACCTTCACCCACTCCCACAGCGCAGGTGGGAAAGAAAGAACCCTcatttctcccccaaaaaaatccctggaagtCCTGCCACCCTCACGTTTGGCCAGGTAGACCTTGTGGATGAGCCCTGGCAGGACGTGGCCATCCTCGATGTTGAAGTTGTCGTGTGGCCCAAAGACGTTGGTGGGAATGACGGCGGTGAAACGTCGGCCGTGCTGCTCGGAATAACCCCTGGatgagagcagggaagggatcaGCGCCTCCAGCACTGATGtgcccccaaaaaaccctggccagcagcactTTCACCTGCTGAGCCCAGGTATCTCCCCAGCTTCCACCTGGAAATCCCACTGGATTCCCCTTGAAAACCAGTGAGTGCTCCCATGTCCCCAGTTCACCTATTCTGGACATCAATCATCCTCTTGGCATAGGAGTAGCCAAAGTTGGAGCTGTGAGGTGGCCCGTTGTGGATCTGGGAATATCAGAGCGGGTAAGTTAAGTAGGGCAGGGACTTTTCCCGGGATTTTGTGCAGGAATGGGGATTCTCACCATGGTCTCATCGATGGGATAGGTGGTCTTGTCTGGGAAGATGCAGGTGGAGAGGCAGGAGACCACCTTCTGCACCCCTGACTCATGGGCTGAGTGCAGGACGTTGTCGTTGATGTGGATGTTTGTCCTCTGGGAAAGGGGATATTTATCAGGATTGTGGGGTTGGGAGTCCCCAGATTCCATCACCAACAACTCATCAATAACTCCAAAAACCACTGGAGCTCTGATttggctctgggagcagagcaagCCACACCCCTGTGTGCCCATATCCCAATTCAGGGAGCGCAGCACCCACAGGGATCCCGACAGTGCCAATTCCGGGGGTGctcacccaaaaatccaggtTGGAGCGGATGTTTTTGAAGAGGCCCCCGACCATGGCAGCCAGGTGGATGACGTGGGTGGGCTTGTGCCTCTCAAACAGGGCTTTGGTCTcggagctgctcctggaatgggaaattctgggattcAGAGGGGTCAGCAGAGCAAATTGAGGTGTTTCCAAGGAAAAACCCAACCCTAGGAGAGGAAATGTTGGGGCAGACTGGGGAGTTTCTAAGGAAAAACCCAATCTTGGGATGGGAAAATCTGTGATTCACTGGGGTCAACAGAGCAGACTGGGGTCTTTCCAAGGAAAATCCCAATCCTGTGATGGGAAATTTTGGTGTTTGTCAGGGTCAACAGATCAGATTGAGTAGATTTCAATGAAAAATCAAATCCTGGAACGGGAAAATCTGGGATTCAGTGGTCAACAGAGCACACTAGGGTGTTTCTGAGGAAAAACCCAATCCTGGgatgggaaaatttgggattcagTGGTCAACAGAGCAGACTGGGGTATTTCTGAGGAATAACTCAAAGCCAGAGataggaaattttggggtcaccAGAGCAGATTGGGGTGATTCCATGGAAAAACCCAATCCCAGgatgggaaaatttggggttcagTGAGGTCAACAGACTAGACTTGGGCCTTTACGAGGAAAAACCAGATCCTGGgatgggaaattttggggtttgtcaGGGCCAACAGACCAAATTGGGttgtttccaaggaaaaatcaaacactaaaaagtgaaaatttgggatttggtggGGTCGACAGAGCAAACTGAGgcatttccaaggaaaaacaCAATCTTGAgatgggaaattttgggttcAACCAGAGCAGACTGGAGAGATTCAGAGGAAAAACCAAatcctgggatggggaaattTGTTGGGGTTGACAGAGCAAATTCTGAGGtttccagggaaaaaacccaactcacGTCAAGTCGGCGTCTCGGGAGGACACGAAGATCCACTCCTCGTCCGGCTGCCCCTCTCCATCGGCCACCACCTTCTCGATGGCTCTGCCCACCAAGCCGGTGCCACCTGTCACCAGGATGCGCTTGGTCACCTCCGTCATGgccaaaatcctgcagggaggagcaggggggaCAAGCTGGGACCACCTCAGGATGGACCACCCTGCCCACGAGCATCATGCACATCCCAGGCAGGTGGGATTGGGTTTTCTGGGGGggaaatttcagcatttctggcaAAAAGGGAAGTGGAAAAAGGGGTGTGTTTGGTTGTGACAGGGCTGGAACAACTCAGCTGGAGGCCACCTGGGCTAGGGCCAGACCTGCCAcgtggcactgcctgggctcTGGAAAGGGAGGGGCACCTGctcccccaggtgtgtgcccCAAATTTCCTTCTGCACCCCCAAATCGCCTCCCACACCCCTGCACCTCAGGGCTGCTTCCCAGATCTACTCCTGAACCCCGAGTCTTGTGTctgcaccccaaatctccccctgCACACCAGATCCCCTTCTGTACCCCAAATTTCTCTCCGCACCCCAGAtctccccctgcaccccaagTCTTGTGTTCGCAACTTAAAcctcccctgcaccccaaaccccatttctgCACCCAGGATTGCATCCCACGcctcccctgcaccccaaatcccattcctgcaccccaaatcccagctctgaacCCAATCCTAACCTCCCCCCATcctctgcaccccaaatcccattcctgcaccccaaatcccactcctGCACCCCCATCTCCCCGCACCCCCTCCCGTCCCGCAGCGCGTCCCTGTTCCCAACCCACACCCTCCCGCCCCCCGCACCCCTGCCGTCCccaccctcctgtccccccacTTTGGGGACCCCCCGCTTCTCCTCCCCACCGGCCTGGGGAGGGTCCTgtccccccaaatctcccttaATGGGGAGAGGGGCGCGTCTCACCTTCGGCTGGATTCGGAACCACTCGGCTGCAGTCGGATCCCCTCGGTTGATTTCGGCTGCTCTCAGCTCGGTGAGGGTTCGGGTTGGGTCGGTGGGGGCTCGGCTGTGTTCGGCTATAGCCGGCTCGGCTCGCTGGGGGCTCGGCTGGATTCGGCAGTGCTCGGGTCTGCTCGGCGGTGTTTCGTAGGGGCTCGGTTAGGTTCGTTTAGTGGGTCTCGGCTAGATTCGGGGTCACTCGGATCAGCTCGTCGGCGGCTCGGCTGAGTTCGGCTTCGCTCGACTCGGTTCGTGTTGCCCCGGTAAGGGTTCGGCTCCGCTCGGCTTCTTCCGCCCCCGTCACcgggcgctgccgcttggcTCGTCGGGAAATGTAGTCCTTGCcgggagaaggggaaaggagcGAGCACCgggaatggggattttgggaagggagTGCAATGAAGGAAGCGcgggggaggagaaggggatgcAGGTGGGGAAATgaggtgcaggaggagggaaggaggtgcagggagaaggaaggggagaaggaaagggggGGTGAAGGGAATGGAGATGCAGGGATAGGGAAGGATGGATGGGAAGGGGGTGCAAGTACAGGGAAGGGTGtgcaggggaaaggaaaggggaaggaggtGCAGCGGTTTTAAGGGGGTTCATGGGAAGGGGTGCAGGGAAGGAAGCGGGTGCAGCGGAAGGGGGTTCCCAGgtcccccctccttcccccaccccaccccagggGCTCATCAAAAAGAATTTCGATGTGAAAACGTTTTAATCACTTTTAATGCACTTaagccaaaattaaaaatgagcaGAGGGTGAGGTGGGCACCCCCTCCACCCCCACTTCCAACTGGCTTTTCCTTCGGGATTTTTGCGAGGCAAAAGCAAGGCTTTGctctaaattaaaattttgaaagtgGAAATAAGGGCgacccagccaggaattcccacatTCCTCCTGCCAAAGCCCTGGATAGCCCCAGTGGCGAGGAGCAATAGAATATCagattttcattccttttctcCTGGGTGAGACCTGGAAATGTGcccttttcctttgggaaagtTCAGGGAAGGCTGAATCCTTGCTGGGAGTTGAGGGGGGGTAATTTGGGTATTAAAAGATGTCACCTtgtgcctgtgtcccctggaagtgcccatcccctctcccagctggcTGAATCCCAGCATGTGCCCAGCCCTTCCAGGCCTTTCCTAGCtcccaaatccacccaggaGTCTTGGTGTTGTTCCCACCTGATGTTTTACAGGATTCCCTGGCTGATCTCACCCACGGAGCCAGGGACAGACACTGAAGCTCCTTCTCCATGTCAGCTAATTCCATGTCTGTCCTGCTCCTCCATGAGACACTGAGGTTTGGCAAGAAAAAACCTCACGTTGATGTTGGGATGAGTCAGATCCAGCTGCATCCACGCTTCCACCTCATTTCACAGCAAAATTATGGAATAAAAGGATTTGAGttggaataaaataattcccataaataaaaatcatcccattccaactccctgccgtgggcagggacaccttccactagaccaggttgctctaatgtggccttgaacactcccagggatgggggggGAAAGCCAAGGAAGATTTTCCAGGTTCTGGTGGGAGGATAAGAtctttctgctgcctgctgtgagtTTTGGGAGACTAATTAGGGATAAACCCTAATGTTTCGGCCAAGGAATTGCTGCAAGGTGGTGCAGCCAAGAGTGCTGTGACAGCACTCGAATAACCACGGTGTTGCattaaatgcagtaattttggAGCTTAAATATGCTAATTCTGGGGCTAATTACCAAAGAAATGTTGGAACATGAGGGAAGATCACAGGGGAAAGGGATAAAGTTGCGGCGACCACATGGGACGAACTCATTTGTTAATGAAATATCACCCAGGCTTCTGATGTTATCTGACACGGCCTTGGGATTTGAGGATCAAAGCCCAGAACAGACCCATTAGCTCATCTGGGCAGGGCGTCTGCATGACAGGATCCAGAGGACATCCCAGGACCTTCCAGCCGGCAGGATAAAGCTTGGGTGGCTCGGCCAGATCCTGTCAGAGAACCGCTGCTTCGTGTGAGGCGTCGTTTCTGTAACGCAGCTTCCTTGTGGGGTGACCTATTTCTCTGGAACAGGTCCGGTTTTGGGTCCAGccccactccctgctctgccctccccatccctcGTAGGAAAGTGGGACAGATGGGTATGAAATTCCCAGGTGGAAGCTGTCTGAGGATGATGCTTTACAGATGCAGACAAGCTCCAGGAGCCCAGGTGAGACAGCTCTAAGCATCTCTTCCCTGCTAAAATTCCAGCTTTGCGGCTCTTTTTTAGGGAGCAGCACACCAGCAGTGATCCCTTTTCCAGGCCTTGTCCCATGGGATGGCCTGAGGCAGTTTCTACAGGGATTGAGGGTTACTCTGTGGCAGTTTCTACAGGGATTGAGGGTTACTCTGTGGCAGTTTCTACAGGGATTGAGGGTTACTCCCCACAATGTGCAGCCCTTCGGCTGTGGGAGTTGTCCAAAAGCACAGAGGGGGAaaactgggatggggatgagggtGATGGCCACAGATACGCCAAGAAACCATGTTCATGGGATTGGGAGCAGCTTCCCCCATGGGAATGTCCTTTCCACCATCATTTTGGATTTGGTCTTGTTGAGTCCAGTCCTCTGGAGGAGGGAGATGAACCTGCCACTGCTCTgtgatggggtttgggattaTTCTGGGAGTGGGATCTTGGCTAGGTGGGTGGGAATCTCATTGGGAGAGACGCTGGAAGAGATGCCAGCCCATCCCACCTGTTTGGGGTCTCCTTGGATGGAGTGCAGAGGACTGGGCAGGGGGCTACCCAAGGCACCTGGATTTCCCAGAGTGGATGGGAGAGAGGAatgtgggcacagggagctgtggatGTGGGTCTGAGCCTCCTCCCAGTGTTGCCTGGAACCCACGTGAGCTGACTGTGCCCGAAAAGAGCGTCTCTGGCGCAGGTTTGGGATG includes:
- the LOC117007914 gene encoding uncharacterized protein LOC117007914 is translated as MRSALDEHPVVQLVQDITHQMGNLSSRGAADLRGGHQIVPLNLHWEQERTQDVHPHPESILLLQGVMEKLQRVNQSLELMLMALEDAQSRLEKHLEHLKAIPDLDGQNQSATSSSVPHSLYFMLLVLLLVPASFRAILLLLFLASSILGIPAISTLLVLAVAGHWLVASTCCGARRIRPVVPREEPRYRLTSTPERESNMDLLQEELDKMEMSCLQEPSYLEQPQEVARNIPGHVSPDPSGQKTTLSSCGVTPEPVMDAGKLWEPKPCSPRANMSLCQSLTRAGQRCRKKAIPGQEFCHIHTTSSSLAMD
- the GFUS gene encoding GDP-L-fucose synthase, whose product is MTEVTKRILVTGGTGLVGRAIEKVVADGEGQPDEEWIFVSSRDADLTSSSETKALFERHKPTHVIHLAAMVGGLFKNIRSNLDFWRTNIHINDNVLHSAHESGVQKVVSCLSTCIFPDKTTYPIDETMIHNGPPHSSNFGYSYAKRMIDVQNRGYSEQHGRRFTAVIPTNVFGPHDNFNIEDGHVLPGLIHKVYLAKQSGSALTVWGTGKPRRQFIYSLDLARLFLWVLREYDEVEPIILSVGEEDEVSIQEAAEAIAEAMEFRGELVFDTTKSDGQFKKTASNAKLRRYLPGFQFTPFRKAVKETCAWFNANYANARK